ACCATCGAAGAAGGCACACCGTTCTTCGGCCTGCACCAGGCCGGCAAGCTGAAGACGCCGGACGAAGCGGTCGCACGCGCGCTCTATGACGTGACGCAGGAAACCTGCGACAAGCTCGGCCTGCCCGCTTACGAGATTTCAAATCACGCGCGGCGCGGCGCCGAGTGCCGGCACAATCTCGTGTACTGGCGCGGCGAGGAATATGCCGGCATCGGTCCCGGCGCGCACGGCCGCCTCGACATCGACGGTATCAGGCACGCCACAGCCACCGAGAAGCGTCCCGAAGCCTGGCTGATGCGCGTCGAAAGCAGCGGCCATGGTGTCGTCACCGACGACCTCCTCAACAGCGAAGAACGCGCCGACGAATTCTTGCTGATGGGATTGCGCCTCGCCGAAGGCATCGACCCCGAGCGCTACAGAGCCCTCTCCGGCCGCCCGCTCGATCCCAAGCGTATCGCGCTGTTGCGCGAGGAAGGCGCCATCACCGTCGACACCAGCGGCCGCTTGCGCGTCACGAGCAGCGGATTCCCGGTGCTGGACGCCGTGGTCGCGGATCTCGCGGCGTAACGAGATCTCGTAGGGTGGGCAAAGCGAAGCGTGCCCACCAATTTCATGCGGATTCGTTGAGAGATGGTGGGCAACGGCGCGCAAGCGCGCGTCTTTGCCCACCCTACGAGATCTCGTTACGCCCCAAAGCTCTTCGGCGAACCGGCCACCGCCACACCGCCGCCCGTCGTCACCTTCATCACCGCGAGCCCGCGCTCATTGGTGCCGTCGGCGCGGAAGCGGAACAGGCCGTCGATGCCAGCGAAACCGGAGGGGTTGGTGAGCACGTCGGACGAGAAGCGCGTGGTGCCCTGCGTGCGCGCGAGCGCTGCGACGAGCGCGACCGCGTCGTAGGCGAGTGTCGCGGTGCGGATCGGCTCGGCGCCGTATTTGGTGCGATAGCGGCCGGCGAAGGCGCGGAAGCCGGCCGGATCCGGCGCGGCGTAGAGGCCGCCTTGCAGCGCCGGGCTGGCATAGACACGCGGGCTGTCCCACAGGCCGGTGCCGAGCAGCTGGATGTTGCGCAGATTCGCGCCCGCCGCGGTCATCGCATCCGCCACCGTGACGACGGCATCGCCGTCGTCGGCAATGAACAGCGCATCCGCGCTGCCGAGCTGCTGCGCCACAGTGCGTGCCGGCGTGGCGCGATCGGCGCCATATTTCTCGAACGCGACGATGCGTCCGCCGCGCCGGGGCACCGCGGCCTTCACCGCGGCTTCGACCACATTGCCATAGGCGTTGTCGGGCACGAGCACGGCGACGGAGCGTTTTCCGATGCTGGAAGAATATTCGATGATGCGATTGACGTCGGACTCCGGCAGGAAGCTCAAGAGATAGACGCCGCGGCCGGCGATGCTCGAATCCGTCGAGAACGCCATCACCGAGATGCCGCGCGTGCGCGCGACCTGCGCCACGGCCGGGACCGACTGTGCGAACAGCGGCCCCAGAATGATCTCGGCGCCTTCGTCGAGCGCCTGCTGCGCGCCGGCCTGCGCGCCCTGCGGGCTGCCATTGTCATCCTTGATCAGGAGCTGGATGTTCGGGTTCTGAAACTCGGCCAGCGCCATCTCGGCGGCGTTACGCATG
This portion of the Bradyrhizobium diazoefficiens genome encodes:
- a CDS encoding penicillin-binding protein activator is translated as MVGPHDLKSSVQGPRFSGATRRSALGLLLGAPLLSACAGVQQSLSQFSNPFSSSSPPPAQPAGPPQQATTAGTGGVKVAVILPLSAAGNAGLAAQSMRNAAEMALAEFQNPNIQLLIKDDNGSPQGAQAGAQQALDEGAEIILGPLFAQSVPAVAQVARTRGISVMAFSTDSSIAGRGVYLLSFLPESDVNRIIEYSSSIGKRSVAVLVPDNAYGNVVEAAVKAAVPRRGGRIVAFEKYGADRATPARTVAQQLGSADALFIADDGDAVVTVADAMTAAGANLRNIQLLGTGLWDSPRVYASPALQGGLYAAPDPAGFRAFAGRYRTKYGAEPIRTATLAYDAVALVAALARTQGTTRFSSDVLTNPSGFAGIDGLFRFRADGTNERGLAVMKVTTGGGVAVAGSPKSFGA